Within the Candidatus Ruthia endofausta genome, the region ACAAAGAGTGCTTTAAGGCGATATTTGTCTGAATTTTTGTCAGACTCTAGAGTGGTCGACCCGCCTAATAAATTAATATGGTGGCTGGTATTAAATGTCGTTATTCTTAATATTAGACCTAAAAAATCAGCCAAAATTTACGCCAAAATTTGGGACAAAATTGGCACTGGTTCTCCATTATTAAGCATCACCAAGTTGCAATTACAAGGCGTTAAAAAAACATTGCTTAAACAGCATGAAAACTTAGTATTTGAAATAGGTATGCGTTATGGAAATCCTTCTATTTCATCAGCTTTGGATAAGTTACGCGCTCAAGGTTGTGAAAAAATCATTGTGCTGCCACTTTATCCTCAATATTCAAACACAACGACACTTTCAACATTAGATACCATTAATCAAACACTGAGCTCTTGGACACAAAAGCCTAAAATAGCCTTCATTGAGTATTATTACGACAATGATGGCTATCTTCAATCTCTCGCTAATTCGGTATTAGAGCATCAAACTAAGCATGGGAAGCCGGATAAATTAATGATTTCATTTCACGGCATTCCTCAACGATACGTCGATAATGGAGATGTATATTATGATCATTGTATTGGCACGGCTAGATTACTTGCTAAAAAGCTAGATTTGGATGAAAGCGACTATTTGTTCAGCTTCCAATCTATTTTCGGACGAGAGCTGTGGACTAAGCCACAAACCAAAGAAAGATTAGAAGCATTGGCCAGTAATGGTGTTGCACATATTCAAGTTATTTGTCCAGGGTTTTCAGCCGATTGTTTGGAAACTCTAGAAGAGATTGAGTGTGAAAACCGTGATTATTTTATTCAAGCTGGCGGTCGTCAGTTTAGCTATATCCCTGCATTGAATGATAGAAATGATCATATAAAGATGCTCATCGATTTAATTTCCATTCATTTATAACAACTTCGTATAATTTATATTATGTTAAATAATATATTTTCAAGTCAAACCTTACAAGATTTTGACATAATCACCCTATTGAAGCTATGTCTAATTTATTTAATGTTAGAATAAAAACTATGAGGAGTGCTCATCAAACGATTCTTTGCTTGAAAGTGGGCTCCATCATAGTTATAAATGCAGTAATGATGCTTACAAAACCGAGTGTGCTGCAACTCTGTTGCGTCAGATATTGAATTATCCTTTCAAGGAAACACTTCTAGGTAGGTATCCTTGCACTTGAAATTTCACACTCGTAACAACAAATCCGATGCTTTTGCACGAACAATTTTTAACAAAATCACTTTAAGGTTAAAAGTAAAGTTGCCTTAGAAGGACCTAAAGGCATCTCCGTTCTTAAAGAGACATGTCGTCACTCCCCTTTTTGTCATTGCTAAGGGTTAATGTTAATCGAGCCATGGACATTCATGGTGGTAAAACACTCATGCTCGGTTAAGCGCAACTATTTGACCAACATTTACCAAAGCATTCCAATTGCCATCACACAGTTGAAGGGGTAAATATTTTAACCAGATCAATGATTATATTTAGCCAAGGATTAATGCGTTGCAACCCTTTCTTAAAAAATGAGCTAACAAGTTTAGAGAATCAAGATCATGTTTCATTTAATAAAATGCTGGGTAAACACCTTGCTTATTTATCTGCTGTTAAGGCTAAAAGCTTTATTCTTGCACTAAATAATGGCAAAG harbors:
- the hemH gene encoding ferrochelatase, with amino-acid sequence MKTGILLTNLGTPDTPTKSALRRYLSEFLSDSRVVDPPNKLIWWLVLNVVILNIRPKKSAKIYAKIWDKIGTGSPLLSITKLQLQGVKKTLLKQHENLVFEIGMRYGNPSISSALDKLRAQGCEKIIVLPLYPQYSNTTTLSTLDTINQTLSSWTQKPKIAFIEYYYDNDGYLQSLANSVLEHQTKHGKPDKLMISFHGIPQRYVDNGDVYYDHCIGTARLLAKKLDLDESDYLFSFQSIFGRELWTKPQTKERLEALASNGVAHIQVICPGFSADCLETLEEIECENRDYFIQAGGRQFSYIPALNDRNDHIKMLIDLISIHL
- a CDS encoding acyl-CoA dehydrogenase domain-containing protein; the encoded protein is MIIFSQGLMRCNPFLKNELTSLENQDHVSFNKMLGKHLAYLSAVKAKSFILALNNGKVAIIPKNNKG